The Achromobacter deleyi genome has a window encoding:
- the lpxO gene encoding lipid A hydroxylase LpxO, whose product MKWLIPGIWLAAILFAHFRGRVKLPLGRQLLDHSVLLAPINAFMVLTSRVPSTPYLTTSEIAELKVLDDHWETIREEAVQMAELRRIKAAEEHNDIGFNSFFKYGWKRFYLKWYDARHPSAEELCPKTVAILKTLPKVKAAMFAELPPGGQLNPHRDPFAGSLRYHLGLVTPNDNGCHIIVDGEHYSWRDGESVVFDETYVHEAYNKTDQNRIILFCDVERPLKWRWAEGFNRWFGRVVMSAASSPNDGGDQTGAINRLTHAHWVIDQKRKAFKAWNRTAYKATKYGLIILLIAGFLAL is encoded by the coding sequence ATGAAATGGCTAATCCCCGGGATCTGGCTTGCCGCCATCCTGTTTGCGCACTTCCGCGGTCGCGTCAAGCTGCCTCTGGGCCGGCAATTGCTGGACCACTCGGTGCTGCTGGCGCCCATCAACGCCTTCATGGTGCTGACATCGCGGGTGCCATCCACCCCCTACCTGACGACCAGCGAAATCGCCGAGCTCAAGGTGCTGGACGACCATTGGGAGACGATCCGCGAGGAAGCCGTGCAAATGGCGGAGTTGCGTCGGATCAAGGCGGCGGAAGAGCATAACGACATCGGCTTCAATTCCTTTTTCAAGTACGGCTGGAAGCGGTTCTACCTGAAGTGGTACGACGCCCGCCACCCGTCGGCGGAAGAGCTCTGCCCCAAGACCGTCGCCATCCTGAAGACCCTGCCCAAGGTCAAGGCCGCGATGTTCGCCGAACTGCCCCCGGGCGGCCAGTTGAACCCGCACCGCGACCCGTTCGCCGGGTCGCTGCGCTATCACCTGGGCCTGGTCACGCCGAACGACAACGGCTGCCACATCATTGTCGATGGCGAACACTACAGCTGGCGCGATGGCGAAAGCGTGGTGTTCGACGAAACCTATGTGCACGAGGCCTACAACAAGACCGACCAGAACCGGATCATCCTTTTCTGCGACGTGGAGCGTCCCCTGAAGTGGCGCTGGGCTGAAGGTTTCAACCGCTGGTTCGGCCGCGTGGTCATGTCGGCCGCCAGTTCGCCCAACGACGGCGGCGACCAGACCGGCGCCATCAACCGGCTGACCCACGCGCACTGGGTGATCGACCAGAAGCGCAAGGCATTCAAGGCCTGGAACCGGACCGCTTACAAGGCCACCAAGTACGGGCTGATCATTCTGCTGATCGCCGGGTTCCTGGCTCTGTAA